The window TCGATCGTCGGCGCCGACACCGTGCGTTCGGGATACCCGGGCTACGTGGCCGGCGCCACCTTCGCCCAGGCCCTCGGCTGGCAGGGCGCGCGGGTGACCAGCGTGTACGCGGCCTGCGCGTCCGGTGCCCAGGCGATCGGGGCGGCCCGCGCGCAGATCCTGGCGGGCCTGGCCGACGTGGTCCTCGTGGTCGGCGCGGACGCCGCGCCCAAGGGGTTCTTCGCACCGGCGGGCGGCGACCGTCCCGACGATCCGGACTGGCTGCGGTTCCGCGTGCTGGGCGCCACGAACCCGGCGTACTTCGCGCTCTACGCCCGCCGCCGGATGGCCCTGTACGGCGACACCCTGGAGGACTTCGCCCAGGTCAAGGTGAAGAACGCGGCGGCCGGACTGCTCAATCCGCACGCCCGCTACCGCAAGAAGGTCACCGCCGAGGAGGTCGCGGCCTCGGCCGTCGTCGCCGATCCGCTCCGGCTGCTCGACATCTGCGCCACCTCCGACGGGGGCGCGGCCCTCGTGCTCACCAGCATGGACTTCGCGCGGGCGCGCGGGGTGACCGATCCCGTGCGGATCCGGGCGGTCTCGACGGTGACGCCCACGTATCCGCGGACGGTGCTGGACCTGCCGGACATCGCCACCGACTCGTCGGTGGCCGTGGCGCCGGCGGCCGGTTCCTTCCGGTCGTCGATCGCTCGCGCCGCCTACGAGGAGGCGGGGCTCGGCCCGGACGACCTCTCCTTGGCCGAGGTCTACGACCTGTCCACCGCCCTCGAACTGGAGTGGTACGAGGACATCGGGCTGTGCGGCGAGGGCGAGGGGGCGAAGCTCGTACGGGAGGGAGCGACGGCTCTGGGCGGCCGGATCCCGGTCAACACCAGTGGCGGGCTGGCCTCCTTCGGGGAGGCGGTGCCGGCCCAGGCCATCGCGCAGGTGTGTGAGCTGACCCGGCAGTTGCGCGGTACGGCCGGGGAGCGGCAGGTTCCCGGTGCGCGGGCCGGGATCACCGCCAACCAGGGGCTGTTCGGGCACGGTTCGGCCGTCGTCGCCGTGCGCTGAACGGCCGGTGTTGTCCGAACGCTTGACGGCCCCCGGCGGCAGGTTCACACTCGCTCCACAGTCCCGCGCCGCGACCGGGACCCGGAACCCCCCGTGAGAGCAGCGGCCCGTACCCCAGTCGGCGGGGGTACGGGCCGCCTCCGTGCCGGGCCCCGGTGCGGGCACGCGGGCCGATGGTGTCAGGCTCCCGCCGAGAGGCTCCGGCGCCGCTCGCGCGCCAGGGACATCGCGTGTTCCACGACCCCCACCAGCACGTCCTTCACGGACTCCCGGTCCCGCGCGTCGCACAGCAGCACCGGCACCCCGGGATCGAGGTCGAGTGCCGTCCGTACGGTCACCACCGGGTGCCGGTCGGCTCCGTCGAAGCAGTTGACCGCGACCACGAAGGGGATGCCGCGCCGTTCGAAGTAGTCGAT is drawn from Streptomyces sp. NBC_01232 and contains these coding sequences:
- a CDS encoding lipid-transfer protein, translating into MSADIAVLGAGMHPWGKWGRSFVEYGRAAAREALADAGLDWTDVQSIVGADTVRSGYPGYVAGATFAQALGWQGARVTSVYAACASGAQAIGAARAQILAGLADVVLVVGADAAPKGFFAPAGGDRPDDPDWLRFRVLGATNPAYFALYARRRMALYGDTLEDFAQVKVKNAAAGLLNPHARYRKKVTAEEVAASAVVADPLRLLDICATSDGGAALVLTSMDFARARGVTDPVRIRAVSTVTPTYPRTVLDLPDIATDSSVAVAPAAGSFRSSIARAAYEEAGLGPDDLSLAEVYDLSTALELEWYEDIGLCGEGEGAKLVREGATALGGRIPVNTSGGLASFGEAVPAQAIAQVCELTRQLRGTAGERQVPGARAGITANQGLFGHGSAVVAVR